In Gossypium arboreum isolate Shixiya-1 chromosome 6, ASM2569848v2, whole genome shotgun sequence, the following are encoded in one genomic region:
- the LOC108485767 gene encoding transcription factor bHLH91-like: MKVYEESGCFDPHSIPDCQELMGLPGTTPTNCHNSLEDTLNVSSYNHHHHEDASAALDMEPHQHYLLDNTTNSHSHLIPYLTQDLPYDQSHWESFNVLPSSSSPEAAAAAASAAAAAAAAGAYTPTPDLLSLFHLPRCSFLPNPSISFETTPGSPSVVYDPLFHLNLPPQPPVFRELLQSLPHGYTVPADDKDAAGVGGLYHDGDNGIIQFTRDISMAGRAKDRDKAGKTTKHFATERERRVHLNDKYQALRTMVPSPTKNDRASIVGDAIDYIKELLGTVRELQILVDKKRCGQERSKRLKTEDAASAADAGDVEIKSLGDTEQCYNTSLRSSWLQRKSKDSEVDVRIVDDEVTIKLVQRKKINCLLFVSRLLDELQLDLLHVAGGNIGDYYSFLFNTKIYEGSSVYACAIANKLIDVVDKQYAAAPPTSSTSL, encoded by the exons ATGAAGGTGTACGAGGAGAGTGGTTGCTTTGATCCTCACTCCATCCCAGATTGTCAGGAACTGATGGGGTTGCCAGGGACCACCCCCACCAACTGTCACAACAGTTTGGAAGACACCCTTAATGTCTCTTCTTACAATCACCATCACCATGAGGATGCCTCCGCCGCCTTGGATATGGAACCCCACCAACACTACTTGCTTGATAATACTACCAACAGTCATTCCCATTTGATTCCCTATCTAACTCAGGACCTTCCTTATGATCAGTCCCATTGGGAAAGTTTCAATGTGCTGCCATCTTCTTCATCCCCAGAAGCCGCTGCTGCCGCCGCCTCCGCCGCCGCCGCCGCCGCCGCCGCCGGTGCTTACACTCCTACACCTGACCTTCTCAGCCTTTTCCATTTACCTAGATGCTCTTTCCTCCCTAATCCCTCCATTTCCTTTGAAACCACACCTGGCTCCCCTTCTGTTGTGTACGACCCACTTTTCCATCTCAACCTGCCTCCTCAACCTCCTGTTTTCAGGGAGCTGCTGCAGTCTCTGCCGCATGGCTACACCGTTCCAGCTGATGACAAAGATGCCGCTGGGGTTGGAGGACTTTATCATGATGGGGACAATGGCATAATTCAGTTCACCAGGGACATCTCTATGGCAGGCCGTGCCAAAGACAGGGATAAAGCTGGCAAAACTACCAAACACTTTGCCACTGAGAGAGAAAGGAGAGTCCATCTAAATGACAAGTACCAGGCTTTAAGGACAATGGTCCCTAGTCCCACCAAG AATGATAGAGCATCCATAGTTGGAGATGCTATAGACTACATCAAGGAACTTCTTGGAACTGTTCGTGAGCTTCAAATACTGGTGGACAAAAAGAGATGCGGCCAAGAAAGGAGCAAAAGGCTTAAGACTGAAGATGCGGCTAGTGCTGCTGATGCAGGGGATGTTGAGATCAAGTCTTTAGGTGATACAGAACAATGCTATAATACTTCCTTGAGGAGTTCTTGGCTTCAAAGGAAATCTAAGGATTCTGAGGTTGATGTACGCATCGTTGATGATGAAGTTACCATCAAACTTGTTCAAAGAAAGAAGATCAATTGCTTGCTGTTTGTGTCCAGACTCCTTGATGAGCTTCAGTTGGACCTCCTACATGTTGCTGGTGGCAACATTGGTGACTATTACAGCTTTCTCTTCAACACCAAG ATATACGAAGGCTCTTCGGTTTATGCTTGTGCCATAGCCAA